Proteins co-encoded in one Heptranchias perlo isolate sHepPer1 chromosome 9, sHepPer1.hap1, whole genome shotgun sequence genomic window:
- the nasp gene encoding nuclear autoantigenic sperm protein isoform X3, protein MHRFSCNNAMRTPTDVGVEAMKLLGTGKRHMVMEDFVAAVNAFQDACRLLSTTHGEMAKECGEAYFCYGKALLELARMESGVLGNALQGVSEDNDDDEEAPAAAEDSKVENAGNVDEKEREELREQVYAALAEEKDDKPAEDVVPAENVSGDQDVVHEKTKGSTEKISKEEKKVKSPTGEILTTEHEMQTKIVSVDKDEPMDAVVDSHLGSGDSIKKGKVKDHATIPEDVKEYLGDKSSSGKEAMVEDASKEATTDTSVKSVCKIELEEKVAPPLKNSLGDQDKKSDTDEKQAQESLKDDESDKESTEIKITVEKTIDADQEDGTADSEEPMEEGEGASSAADVSEDENEEAAAEKDAESEEVDNLQLAWEMLELAKVIFKRQETKEAQLYAAQAYLKLGEVGIESENYIQAIEDFNECLNIQEKHLEPHNRLLAETYYQLGLAYSFNKQYDFSLNHFKESFSVIEKRLVMLTERIEKAEEKGKSPAKDNDAVSEDKREVEELKELLPEIKAKIEDSEESKDDGKATKALQETLSRTPAFSGFATESASSNAPASAIQAGKVTDEASTSSSNCISNISHLVRKKSSLQRKPEDSERDNNEPKKAKQEESAVNGGCGDTAHDRNGVPEKMESEETAAAKKSEPAAQSAS, encoded by the exons ATGCACCGTTTCTCTTGCAATAACGCAATGCGCACCCC TACTGATGTTGGTGTTGAAGCCATGAAGCTGCTTGGGACTGGCAAAAGACACATGGTAATGGAAGACTTTGTAGCAGCTGTCAATGCTTTTCAAGATGCATGCAGACTATT gagcacAACACATGGAGAAATGGCAAAGGAATGTGGAGAAGCCTACTTCTGTTACGGAAAGGCCCTTCTGGAGTTAGCAAG AATGGAGAGTGGTGTTCTTGGCAATGCCCTTCAAGGAGTTTCAgaagataatgatgatgatgaagaagcACCAGCAGCAGCTGAGGACTCCAAAGTAGAAAATGCAGGGAATGTAGATG aaaaagagagggaggaattgagGGAACAGGTGTATGCAGCACTAGCCGAAGAAAAGGATGATAAGCCAGCAGAAGATGTGGTACCAGCTGAAAACGTTTCTGGTGATCAGGATGTAGTTCATGAAAAAACAAAAGGTTCTACAGAGAAAATTagtaaagaagaaaaaaaagtaaaatctcCTACAGGAGAGATCTTGACTACTGAGCATGAAATGCAGACCAAAATAGTATCAGTTGACAAGgatgaaccaatggatgcagtagtAGATTCCCATCTGGGGAGTGGTGATAGTATCAAGAAGGGGAAAGTGAAAGACCATGCAACCATTCCAGAGGATGTAAAGGAATATCTTGGGGATAAGAGCAGTTCTGGCAAAGAGGCAATGGTGGAAGATGCCAGCAAGGAGGCAACAACTGATACATCAGTGAAAAGTGTTTGTAAAATTGAACTGGAGGAGAAAGTAGCTCCTCCTTTGAAAAATTCTCTGGGGGATCAAGATAAAAAATCAGATACAGATGAAAAACAAGCACAAGAGAGCCTGAAAGATGATGAAAGTGACAAAGAATCAACTGAAATTAAAATCACAGTTGAGAAGACCATCGATGCTGACCAAGAGGATGGGACTGCTGATTCTGAAGAACCAATGGAAGAGGGTGAAG GTGCTTCCTCTGCTGCAGATGTAAGCGAAGATGAAAATGAAGAGGCTGCTGCAGAAAAG GATGCTGAAAGTGAGGAAGTGGATAATTTGCAGCTGGCCTGGGAAATGCTTGAATTGGCAAAAGTAATCTTCAAAAG GCAAGAAACCAAAGAAGCACAGCTTTATGCAGCACAGGCTTATCTGAAACTGGGAGAAGTGGGAATAGAATCTG AAAACTACATACAGGCTATTGAAGATTTCAATGAGTGTCTGAACATTCAGGAAAAACATCTTGAGCCACATAACAGACTACTGGCAGAGACCTATTATCAACTGGGCCTGGCTTATAGTTTTAACAAGCAGTATGATTTTTCTCTGAACCACTTCAAGGAGTCCTTTAGCGTCATAGAGAAACGGCTAG TTATGCTAACAGAAAGAATTGAAAAAGCAGAAGAGAAAGGCAAATCTCCAGCAAAAGACAACGATGCTGTTTCTGAAGATAAACGGGAGGTTGAGGAACTTAAAGAGCTATTGCCAGAGATAAAGGCAAAAATTGAGGATTCGGAAGAATCCAAAGATGATGGAAAAGCAACTAAGGCCCTTCAGGAAACATTG TCTAGAACACCTGCCTTTTCAGGGTTTGCAACAGAAAGTGCTTCAAGCAATGCACCAGCATCGGCT ATCCAGGCTGGAAAAGTAACAGATGAAGCTTCTACCTCCAGCTCAAACTGTATATCTAACATCTCTCATTTAGTAAGAAAAAAG TCCTCATTGCAGAGGAAACCTGAAGACAGTGAGAGGGATAACAACGAGCCTAAAAAAGCCAAGCAGGAGGAGTCTGCTGTGAATGGTGGATGTGGTGATACTGCCCATGATAGGAATGGTGTTCCTGAGAAAATGGAA tCAGAAGAAACTGCTGCTGCCAAGAAATCTGAGCCAGCAGCTCAAAGTGCTAGTTAA
- the nasp gene encoding nuclear autoantigenic sperm protein isoform X2 translates to MADQEPSASTSSVPASAESTDVGVEAMKLLGTGKRHMVMEDFVAAVNAFQDACRLLSTTHGEMAKECGEAYFCYGKALLELARMESGVLGNALQGVSEDNDDDEEAPAAAEDSKVENAGNVDEKEREELREQVYAALAEEKDDKPAEDVVPAENVSGDQDVVHEKTKGSTEKISKEEKKVKSPTGEILTTEHEMQTKIVSVDKDEPMDAVVDSHLGSGDSIKKGKVKDHATIPEDVKEYLGDKSSSGKEAMVEDASKEATTDTSVKSVCKIELEEKVAPPLKNSLGDQDKKSDTDEKQAQESLKDDESDKESTEIKITVEKTIDADQEDGTADSEEPMEEGEGASSAADVSEDENEEAAAEKDAESEEVDNLQLAWEMLELAKVIFKRQETKEAQLYAAQAYLKLGEVGIESENYIQAIEDFNECLNIQEKHLEPHNRLLAETYYQLGLAYSFNKQYDFSLNHFKESFSVIEKRLVMLTERIEKAEEKGKSPAKDNDAVSEDKREVEELKELLPEIKAKIEDSEESKDDGKATKALQETLSRTPAFSGFATESASSNAPASAIQAGKVTDEASTSSSNCISNISHLVRKKRKPEDSERDNNEPKKAKQEESAVNGGCGDTAHDRNGVPEKMESEETAAAKKSEPAAQSAS, encoded by the exons atGGCGGATCAGGAACCCAGCGCCTCTACGTCCAGTGTCCCAGCCAGCgccgagag TACTGATGTTGGTGTTGAAGCCATGAAGCTGCTTGGGACTGGCAAAAGACACATGGTAATGGAAGACTTTGTAGCAGCTGTCAATGCTTTTCAAGATGCATGCAGACTATT gagcacAACACATGGAGAAATGGCAAAGGAATGTGGAGAAGCCTACTTCTGTTACGGAAAGGCCCTTCTGGAGTTAGCAAG AATGGAGAGTGGTGTTCTTGGCAATGCCCTTCAAGGAGTTTCAgaagataatgatgatgatgaagaagcACCAGCAGCAGCTGAGGACTCCAAAGTAGAAAATGCAGGGAATGTAGATG aaaaagagagggaggaattgagGGAACAGGTGTATGCAGCACTAGCCGAAGAAAAGGATGATAAGCCAGCAGAAGATGTGGTACCAGCTGAAAACGTTTCTGGTGATCAGGATGTAGTTCATGAAAAAACAAAAGGTTCTACAGAGAAAATTagtaaagaagaaaaaaaagtaaaatctcCTACAGGAGAGATCTTGACTACTGAGCATGAAATGCAGACCAAAATAGTATCAGTTGACAAGgatgaaccaatggatgcagtagtAGATTCCCATCTGGGGAGTGGTGATAGTATCAAGAAGGGGAAAGTGAAAGACCATGCAACCATTCCAGAGGATGTAAAGGAATATCTTGGGGATAAGAGCAGTTCTGGCAAAGAGGCAATGGTGGAAGATGCCAGCAAGGAGGCAACAACTGATACATCAGTGAAAAGTGTTTGTAAAATTGAACTGGAGGAGAAAGTAGCTCCTCCTTTGAAAAATTCTCTGGGGGATCAAGATAAAAAATCAGATACAGATGAAAAACAAGCACAAGAGAGCCTGAAAGATGATGAAAGTGACAAAGAATCAACTGAAATTAAAATCACAGTTGAGAAGACCATCGATGCTGACCAAGAGGATGGGACTGCTGATTCTGAAGAACCAATGGAAGAGGGTGAAG GTGCTTCCTCTGCTGCAGATGTAAGCGAAGATGAAAATGAAGAGGCTGCTGCAGAAAAG GATGCTGAAAGTGAGGAAGTGGATAATTTGCAGCTGGCCTGGGAAATGCTTGAATTGGCAAAAGTAATCTTCAAAAG GCAAGAAACCAAAGAAGCACAGCTTTATGCAGCACAGGCTTATCTGAAACTGGGAGAAGTGGGAATAGAATCTG AAAACTACATACAGGCTATTGAAGATTTCAATGAGTGTCTGAACATTCAGGAAAAACATCTTGAGCCACATAACAGACTACTGGCAGAGACCTATTATCAACTGGGCCTGGCTTATAGTTTTAACAAGCAGTATGATTTTTCTCTGAACCACTTCAAGGAGTCCTTTAGCGTCATAGAGAAACGGCTAG TTATGCTAACAGAAAGAATTGAAAAAGCAGAAGAGAAAGGCAAATCTCCAGCAAAAGACAACGATGCTGTTTCTGAAGATAAACGGGAGGTTGAGGAACTTAAAGAGCTATTGCCAGAGATAAAGGCAAAAATTGAGGATTCGGAAGAATCCAAAGATGATGGAAAAGCAACTAAGGCCCTTCAGGAAACATTG TCTAGAACACCTGCCTTTTCAGGGTTTGCAACAGAAAGTGCTTCAAGCAATGCACCAGCATCGGCT ATCCAGGCTGGAAAAGTAACAGATGAAGCTTCTACCTCCAGCTCAAACTGTATATCTAACATCTCTCATTTAGTAAGAAAAAAG AGGAAACCTGAAGACAGTGAGAGGGATAACAACGAGCCTAAAAAAGCCAAGCAGGAGGAGTCTGCTGTGAATGGTGGATGTGGTGATACTGCCCATGATAGGAATGGTGTTCCTGAGAAAATGGAA tCAGAAGAAACTGCTGCTGCCAAGAAATCTGAGCCAGCAGCTCAAAGTGCTAGTTAA
- the nasp gene encoding nuclear autoantigenic sperm protein isoform X1, with amino-acid sequence MADQEPSASTSSVPASAESTDVGVEAMKLLGTGKRHMVMEDFVAAVNAFQDACRLLSTTHGEMAKECGEAYFCYGKALLELARMESGVLGNALQGVSEDNDDDEEAPAAAEDSKVENAGNVDEKEREELREQVYAALAEEKDDKPAEDVVPAENVSGDQDVVHEKTKGSTEKISKEEKKVKSPTGEILTTEHEMQTKIVSVDKDEPMDAVVDSHLGSGDSIKKGKVKDHATIPEDVKEYLGDKSSSGKEAMVEDASKEATTDTSVKSVCKIELEEKVAPPLKNSLGDQDKKSDTDEKQAQESLKDDESDKESTEIKITVEKTIDADQEDGTADSEEPMEEGEGASSAADVSEDENEEAAAEKDAESEEVDNLQLAWEMLELAKVIFKRQETKEAQLYAAQAYLKLGEVGIESENYIQAIEDFNECLNIQEKHLEPHNRLLAETYYQLGLAYSFNKQYDFSLNHFKESFSVIEKRLVMLTERIEKAEEKGKSPAKDNDAVSEDKREVEELKELLPEIKAKIEDSEESKDDGKATKALQETLSRTPAFSGFATESASSNAPASAIQAGKVTDEASTSSSNCISNISHLVRKKSSLQRKPEDSERDNNEPKKAKQEESAVNGGCGDTAHDRNGVPEKMESEETAAAKKSEPAAQSAS; translated from the exons atGGCGGATCAGGAACCCAGCGCCTCTACGTCCAGTGTCCCAGCCAGCgccgagag TACTGATGTTGGTGTTGAAGCCATGAAGCTGCTTGGGACTGGCAAAAGACACATGGTAATGGAAGACTTTGTAGCAGCTGTCAATGCTTTTCAAGATGCATGCAGACTATT gagcacAACACATGGAGAAATGGCAAAGGAATGTGGAGAAGCCTACTTCTGTTACGGAAAGGCCCTTCTGGAGTTAGCAAG AATGGAGAGTGGTGTTCTTGGCAATGCCCTTCAAGGAGTTTCAgaagataatgatgatgatgaagaagcACCAGCAGCAGCTGAGGACTCCAAAGTAGAAAATGCAGGGAATGTAGATG aaaaagagagggaggaattgagGGAACAGGTGTATGCAGCACTAGCCGAAGAAAAGGATGATAAGCCAGCAGAAGATGTGGTACCAGCTGAAAACGTTTCTGGTGATCAGGATGTAGTTCATGAAAAAACAAAAGGTTCTACAGAGAAAATTagtaaagaagaaaaaaaagtaaaatctcCTACAGGAGAGATCTTGACTACTGAGCATGAAATGCAGACCAAAATAGTATCAGTTGACAAGgatgaaccaatggatgcagtagtAGATTCCCATCTGGGGAGTGGTGATAGTATCAAGAAGGGGAAAGTGAAAGACCATGCAACCATTCCAGAGGATGTAAAGGAATATCTTGGGGATAAGAGCAGTTCTGGCAAAGAGGCAATGGTGGAAGATGCCAGCAAGGAGGCAACAACTGATACATCAGTGAAAAGTGTTTGTAAAATTGAACTGGAGGAGAAAGTAGCTCCTCCTTTGAAAAATTCTCTGGGGGATCAAGATAAAAAATCAGATACAGATGAAAAACAAGCACAAGAGAGCCTGAAAGATGATGAAAGTGACAAAGAATCAACTGAAATTAAAATCACAGTTGAGAAGACCATCGATGCTGACCAAGAGGATGGGACTGCTGATTCTGAAGAACCAATGGAAGAGGGTGAAG GTGCTTCCTCTGCTGCAGATGTAAGCGAAGATGAAAATGAAGAGGCTGCTGCAGAAAAG GATGCTGAAAGTGAGGAAGTGGATAATTTGCAGCTGGCCTGGGAAATGCTTGAATTGGCAAAAGTAATCTTCAAAAG GCAAGAAACCAAAGAAGCACAGCTTTATGCAGCACAGGCTTATCTGAAACTGGGAGAAGTGGGAATAGAATCTG AAAACTACATACAGGCTATTGAAGATTTCAATGAGTGTCTGAACATTCAGGAAAAACATCTTGAGCCACATAACAGACTACTGGCAGAGACCTATTATCAACTGGGCCTGGCTTATAGTTTTAACAAGCAGTATGATTTTTCTCTGAACCACTTCAAGGAGTCCTTTAGCGTCATAGAGAAACGGCTAG TTATGCTAACAGAAAGAATTGAAAAAGCAGAAGAGAAAGGCAAATCTCCAGCAAAAGACAACGATGCTGTTTCTGAAGATAAACGGGAGGTTGAGGAACTTAAAGAGCTATTGCCAGAGATAAAGGCAAAAATTGAGGATTCGGAAGAATCCAAAGATGATGGAAAAGCAACTAAGGCCCTTCAGGAAACATTG TCTAGAACACCTGCCTTTTCAGGGTTTGCAACAGAAAGTGCTTCAAGCAATGCACCAGCATCGGCT ATCCAGGCTGGAAAAGTAACAGATGAAGCTTCTACCTCCAGCTCAAACTGTATATCTAACATCTCTCATTTAGTAAGAAAAAAG TCCTCATTGCAGAGGAAACCTGAAGACAGTGAGAGGGATAACAACGAGCCTAAAAAAGCCAAGCAGGAGGAGTCTGCTGTGAATGGTGGATGTGGTGATACTGCCCATGATAGGAATGGTGTTCCTGAGAAAATGGAA tCAGAAGAAACTGCTGCTGCCAAGAAATCTGAGCCAGCAGCTCAAAGTGCTAGTTAA